The candidate division KSB1 bacterium genome contains the following window.
GGAGACTGTCAAAGAACATTTCTATAAACAAAAAGGGATATCTCTATCCCTCTAACATTTTCTGCAAAGGCAACTGTTATTATAAACAAAATATCAATTATTTGCAAGAAATTTTTGCTTTGTTTGTCTGTCGGATAAATTGTGCGCACAAGTTACAATAAAATATTTTCGTTAACAACAAGCCTAAATTGATAACCGAGAAAATTAGCTGCCCGTTTACAGTAAAGCATTCGATTAAGAAAAATCTCAAAATATTCCATAACCGAGGAAATATCCAAATCAATTGTTAACGCCAATGATATTGTTGTGTTGGGGCTATCGATTTCCAGAATAGATTTATTGACGGCATAATTCACCCGGTCATGAATATCAAATTTAATCATGTCGGGGTTTCGCACGCGTGAACGATGAACATCTGATTTATCCGCAAGGATCAGTCCTGCGGAGACTTTGCTCACCGGCTCCCAGCCATCGTCGTCATGATTCCCGATTGCAGCCACAATTGCGGTAATTTCGTCCATATCCATGCCGAGATCTTTTAGCATCGTATGCGCCAATACCGCTCCCGTATAGGGATGATTAAAGCGATTAAAAACATTTCCTACATCGTGAAGATAACCTGCAATAGCCGACAACTCGGCCTCTCGGTACGGCACACCCAATTTTGTCAAAGTCTCATATGCTCTTTTGGCTACTAAACTACAATGCCGTGGGCCGTGTTCAGTATAACCAATGACAGCTAAATTCTCATCTGCCCTTTTTATGTAGGCATGTACCTGTGGGTCTGATTTAACTTCTTCTAAAGTTACTGCTTTTGACATCTGTTTATTACCACTAATTATTTTGAATTAAAAAAGGATTGGTTTGTTTTTCTTTTTTGATGGTTGTTGCTG
Protein-coding sequences here:
- a CDS encoding HD domain-containing protein, with protein sequence MSKAVTLEEVKSDPQVHAYIKRADENLAVIGYTEHGPRHCSLVAKRAYETLTKLGVPYREAELSAIAGYLHDVGNVFNRFNHPYTGAVLAHTMLKDLGMDMDEITAIVAAIGNHDDDGWEPVSKVSAGLILADKSDVHRSRVRNPDMIKFDIHDRVNYAVNKSILEIDSPNTTISLALTIDLDISSVMEYFEIFLNRMLYCKRAANFLGYQFRLVVNENILL